Proteins encoded by one window of Candidatus Methylomirabilota bacterium:
- the tcuA gene encoding FAD-dependent tricarballylate dehydrogenase TcuA, which produces MSDYDVIVVGAGNAALAAAVSAREQGAGRVVALEKAPRTLRGGNTHYSGGLFRIAFDRPEDLRILVPDAETEVPGFFAGVEAYPHKLFMADLLRVTDGRTDPELAELLIGRSYDTACWMARQGIEMEPAVSLSAVKVGNTIKWSPGAVIRAKHEGVGLSAMWFKAAERQGVDIRYDTAVVRLLQDKSGRVTGVGIQGPEGFAELSGKSVILGCGGFEANPEWRARYLGRPWDHAKVRGTRYNTGDGLRMAMELGALPHGQWTGCHSTPIDADAPPHGDRKLTDKTNRLSYPYGVLVNARGLRFFDEGEDFQFYTYAKLGGIILNEPGGVGWQIFDSKVLHLLEGRYKTGTPAMADSLEALADKLSLDRAACRRTLEEYNTAVTEGRFDPTVRDGLATRGLPLPKSNWAQRLDTPPFLAYPVTGGITFTFGGVRVNDCAQVMSTSWMPIPGLYACGEMVGGLFHGNYPGGTGLMSGAVFGRLAGAHAAGD; this is translated from the coding sequence GTGAGTGACTACGACGTCATCGTGGTGGGCGCCGGGAATGCCGCCCTGGCCGCGGCGGTCTCCGCGCGCGAGCAGGGGGCCGGGCGCGTGGTGGCCCTCGAGAAGGCGCCGCGCACCCTGCGCGGCGGCAACACGCACTATAGCGGCGGGCTCTTTCGCATCGCCTTCGACCGCCCCGAGGATCTGCGCATCCTCGTGCCCGACGCCGAAACTGAAGTGCCCGGCTTCTTCGCCGGCGTCGAGGCCTACCCCCACAAGCTCTTCATGGCCGATCTGCTGCGCGTCACCGACGGGCGTACGGACCCCGAGCTCGCCGAGCTCCTCATCGGCCGCTCCTACGACACCGCCTGCTGGATGGCGCGTCAGGGCATCGAGATGGAGCCGGCGGTGTCGCTCTCTGCGGTGAAAGTCGGCAACACCATCAAGTGGTCTCCCGGCGCGGTGATCCGCGCCAAGCACGAAGGGGTGGGGCTCTCGGCGATGTGGTTCAAGGCGGCCGAGCGCCAGGGCGTGGACATCCGCTACGACACGGCGGTGGTACGCCTGCTCCAGGACAAGAGCGGCCGTGTCACGGGCGTGGGTATCCAGGGGCCCGAGGGCTTCGCGGAGCTATCCGGCAAATCGGTCATCCTGGGCTGCGGCGGCTTCGAGGCCAATCCGGAATGGCGCGCGCGCTATCTCGGGAGACCCTGGGATCACGCCAAGGTGCGCGGCACGCGCTACAACACGGGCGACGGCCTGCGCATGGCGATGGAGCTTGGCGCCTTGCCGCATGGTCAGTGGACGGGCTGCCACTCGACGCCCATCGACGCCGATGCCCCGCCGCACGGTGACCGCAAGCTGACCGACAAGACCAACCGGCTGTCCTATCCCTATGGCGTCCTCGTCAACGCGCGGGGCTTGCGCTTCTTCGACGAGGGCGAGGACTTCCAGTTCTACACCTATGCCAAGCTCGGCGGCATCATCTTGAACGAGCCCGGCGGCGTCGGCTGGCAGATCTTCGACAGCAAGGTGCTGCATCTGCTCGAGGGGCGCTACAAGACGGGCACGCCGGCCATGGCCGATTCGCTCGAGGCCCTCGCGGACAAGCTCTCCCTCGATCGCGCGGCCTGCCGCCGCACGCTCGAGGAGTACAATACCGCGGTGACGGAGGGGCGCTTCGACCCCACCGTGCGCGACGGCCTCGCCACGCGCGGGCTGCCGCTGCCCAAGAGCAACTGGGCGCAACGGCTCGACACGCCGCCCTTCCTTGCCTATCCCGTCACGGGCGGCATCACCTTCACCTTCGGCGGCGTGCGCGTGAACGACTGCGCGCAGGTCATGAGCACGAGCTGGATGCCCATCCCGGGCCTCTATGCCTGCGGCGAGATGGTGGGCGGGCTCTTTCACGGCAACTATCCGGGCGGCACCGGGCTCATGTCGGGCGCCGTCTTCGGCCGACTGGCCGGGGCTCACGCGGCCGGAGACTGA